The following proteins are co-located in the Wenzhouxiangella marina genome:
- a CDS encoding ECF-type sigma factor — MSGSDASSPDLTALLNTGEGAQDAFAEAYQQVYGELRRLAQHHLNAERPGHTLSATALVNEAFLKLSAQSRAEWLNRAQFFSVASTAMRRILVNHARDRCRLKRGGGGERVDLDAPDVLARLVSDDRCLELLAVERLLEGLAELDPRAARVTECRYFAGYTNEETADALGISVVTVKRAWRLARAWMARELERDAAHPTAG, encoded by the coding sequence ATGAGCGGGTCCGACGCTTCATCGCCGGACCTGACTGCGTTGCTCAATACGGGCGAGGGTGCCCAGGACGCCTTCGCCGAGGCTTACCAGCAGGTCTACGGCGAGCTCCGTCGCCTGGCTCAGCACCACCTCAATGCCGAGCGCCCCGGGCACACCCTGTCGGCCACGGCACTGGTCAATGAAGCCTTTCTCAAGCTCTCCGCCCAGAGCCGCGCCGAGTGGCTCAATCGGGCCCAGTTCTTTTCCGTCGCCAGCACGGCCATGCGTCGGATCCTGGTCAATCATGCCCGAGACCGCTGCCGCCTCAAGCGAGGCGGTGGTGGCGAGCGGGTCGATCTCGACGCCCCCGACGTCCTGGCCCGACTGGTGAGCGACGATCGTTGCCTGGAGCTGCTGGCGGTCGAACGCCTGCTCGAGGGCCTGGCCGAGCTCGATCCGCGCGCCGCCCGGGTGACCGAATGCCGCTATTTCGCCGGTTACACCAATGAGGAAACGGCGGACGCGCTGGGAATCAGCGTGGTGACGGTCAAACGCGCCTGGCGCCTGGCGCGGGCCTGGATGGCGCGTGAGCTGGAGCGGGACGCGGCTCATCCCACGGCCGGCTAG
- a CDS encoding serine/threonine-protein kinase: protein MPKVLGRYHIISELGRGGMGVVYKAVDPKLERFIAIKCLSDELSNDEITVTRFLREARNVAALNHPHIAQIFLADEDEGKPYFVMEFIDGESLADRLERDVRLLPEQARRIITECAQALKAAWEENIVHRDIKPGNIMIDRRGRSVLTDFGIASIVHPDAEQTTSKYIMGTPGYLPPEVITGKPADHRGDIFALGAVYYEMLAGKRLVPGSGLEDTARTLLASDFPELGDLDETLDEKTFGVLGRMLAPDPSKRYQDYDALLADLGVASEISAQAAPRAPAPPPVDAPTAVTPAPAVASAGEPSKVATQTIDPTVVQPPITETSVPARSGSKAGLAVFVVLVLVGLAASGFAVVKFAPAQIERVTAMLGLSSDDPIDQGEVTVAGSRVNETIDDFQDEPARPLSEPAQTTVAQEADAPVSAPFGQEPDSDPGLETSEAGEPGSTIERGLVDQTPIDTADAVVKSQAAPTESATLAADKPLVVASVDRRPQTQPVDTMPEPVPVEPPPPPEGVLVIGQGDGAITDPMVRAIEQALTEDGHALVERGFVPGLAAVLGEAELDLVALAELGVEAGARYAVIARALPAGQRQLNFYGRSDTAYIVQADTVVFDLVERRRVSSTEVEQIEYTALNATQRAQALITPRLARISADLED, encoded by the coding sequence ATGCCCAAGGTTCTCGGTCGGTATCACATCATCAGCGAGCTCGGTCGCGGCGGCATGGGCGTGGTCTACAAGGCGGTCGATCCCAAGCTCGAGCGCTTCATCGCCATCAAGTGCCTGAGCGACGAACTGAGCAACGACGAGATCACCGTCACCCGTTTCCTGCGCGAAGCGCGCAACGTCGCGGCCCTGAATCATCCGCACATCGCACAGATCTTCCTGGCCGACGAAGACGAGGGCAAGCCTTACTTCGTGATGGAATTCATCGATGGCGAATCGCTGGCCGACCGCCTCGAGCGCGATGTCCGCCTGCTGCCCGAGCAGGCGCGCCGGATCATTACCGAATGCGCTCAGGCGCTGAAGGCCGCGTGGGAAGAGAACATCGTCCACCGCGACATCAAACCCGGCAACATCATGATCGATCGCCGCGGACGCAGCGTGCTGACCGATTTCGGCATCGCCAGCATCGTGCATCCCGATGCCGAACAGACCACCAGCAAGTACATCATGGGGACGCCCGGCTATCTGCCGCCCGAGGTGATCACGGGCAAGCCCGCCGATCACCGGGGCGACATCTTCGCCCTGGGCGCGGTCTATTACGAGATGCTGGCCGGCAAGCGTCTGGTGCCGGGCTCGGGCCTGGAAGACACGGCCCGCACCCTGCTGGCCTCCGATTTCCCGGAACTGGGCGACCTCGACGAGACGCTCGACGAGAAGACCTTCGGCGTGCTCGGTCGGATGCTCGCGCCGGATCCTTCCAAGCGCTATCAGGATTACGACGCCCTGCTGGCCGACCTCGGCGTGGCCAGCGAGATTTCCGCCCAGGCAGCGCCACGTGCCCCCGCGCCGCCGCCCGTCGATGCGCCGACCGCCGTGACCCCGGCGCCGGCGGTTGCATCGGCCGGCGAGCCGTCCAAGGTCGCGACCCAGACCATCGATCCCACCGTGGTCCAGCCTCCGATTACCGAGACCTCCGTGCCGGCTCGCAGCGGTTCCAAGGCCGGTCTGGCCGTGTTCGTCGTGCTGGTTCTGGTGGGTCTGGCCGCGTCCGGCTTCGCCGTGGTGAAGTTCGCCCCGGCCCAGATCGAGCGGGTCACGGCCATGCTCGGTCTGAGTTCGGACGATCCGATCGACCAAGGCGAGGTCACGGTGGCGGGCAGTCGCGTCAACGAGACGATCGACGATTTCCAGGACGAGCCGGCCCGCCCGCTCTCCGAGCCCGCGCAAACGACCGTTGCCCAGGAGGCCGACGCACCGGTTTCCGCGCCTTTCGGGCAGGAACCGGATTCGGACCCGGGTCTGGAAACGAGCGAGGCCGGCGAGCCAGGTTCCACGATCGAGCGCGGGCTGGTCGATCAGACGCCCATCGATACGGCCGATGCCGTGGTCAAGTCCCAGGCGGCGCCGACGGAGTCCGCCACGCTGGCGGCGGACAAGCCGCTGGTCGTCGCTTCGGTCGACCGCCGGCCGCAGACGCAGCCAGTGGACACGATGCCCGAGCCGGTGCCCGTCGAGCCCCCGCCGCCACCCGAGGGCGTGCTGGTGATCGGGCAGGGTGATGGCGCCATCACCGATCCCATGGTGCGCGCCATCGAGCAGGCCCTGACCGAAGACGGTCATGCGCTGGTCGAGCGCGGTTTCGTGCCCGGCCTTGCCGCCGTGTTGGGCGAGGCCGAGCTGGATCTCGTTGCCCTGGCCGAGCTCGGCGTGGAGGCCGGTGCTCGCTACGCCGTCATCGCCCGCGCCCTGCCGGCGGGACAGCGGCAGCTGAACTTCTACGGTCGGTCCGATACCGCCTACATCGTTCAGGCCGATACGGTGGTCTTCGACCTGGTCGAGCGTCGCCGCGTCAGCAGCACCGAAGTCGAGCAGATCGAATACACCGCCCTCAACGCCACCCAGCGCGCCCAGGCCCTGATCACCCCGCGCCTGGCCCGGATCAGCGCCGACCTCGAGGACTGA
- a CDS encoding serine/threonine-protein kinase — MDERRPSNSPNDWQVLSDAFDELAEAAPAVRQARLDELKQTRPELALELDSLLHSLDSQPDFLQRPALDWTEHESGDGSAPERIGPYVLLERVGQGGMGRVYRARRDDGALEQEVAIKIVQAGVDDPHHIERFAREARLLSRLDHPGIARPLDAGLLDKDRAYLVMEFVDGVPIDRYCREQALDKNEIIELLIQVCEAVQFAHRNLIVHRDIKPANVLVDRQGRARLLDFGIARLLESDDADLTRTGQLALTPRYASPEQLTGEAITTASDVHALGALAYQLLCGRPPLDLDGLSLPALIDRVTREQPAKASEAAADTRLAGDLDAILAMALRKEPGRRYASAGALADDLQRHLRGEPVQAHPDELGYRLGKFFRRHRGGVIAGLLTAVALIGLASIASLQALRADQARSLAVQEADRANQVLAYFQQMLASVRPATAQGEDVRVRDLLDRTASTLAEADLDPLARASVQETVASTYLALGLPQAGLPLAEAASATLESTLGADDPRSLSARHAEARFHLYQAHWDEAIAILEPTFERRRAVLGDHMDTMSSLHNLAMAYAGRGEVERALEMDLIQLAIVERLSGPDSAEALTTLSSVAHGYFSLGRMDEARDTFGRIHAGQRELLGERHPTTLSALHNYATLLRRTGEIDQAESRYLELIALRREVLGDRHAQTLNSLNNLGELYLHTDRPDRAAPFIEEALAGRMAAMGEAHPDSIDSLVANAKLRLAQGRIDEALPLAQRAHELAEAHLPADGEHLDKARKVLAEAREALRLDDALQP; from the coding sequence ATGGACGAGCGCCGCCCGAGCAATTCTCCGAACGATTGGCAGGTCCTCAGCGATGCCTTCGACGAACTCGCCGAGGCGGCGCCGGCCGTACGTCAGGCTCGACTGGATGAACTGAAGCAGACTCGGCCCGAGCTGGCCTTGGAACTCGACTCCCTGCTGCACAGTCTGGACAGCCAGCCCGATTTTCTTCAGCGCCCGGCCCTGGACTGGACCGAGCACGAATCAGGCGATGGCTCCGCGCCCGAGCGCATCGGCCCCTACGTGCTGCTCGAGCGCGTTGGCCAGGGTGGCATGGGTCGCGTCTACCGGGCACGTCGGGATGACGGGGCGCTGGAGCAGGAAGTGGCGATCAAGATCGTTCAGGCCGGCGTGGACGATCCCCATCACATCGAGCGCTTCGCCCGCGAAGCCCGGCTGCTGTCCCGACTCGACCACCCGGGCATCGCCCGCCCCCTCGACGCCGGCCTGCTCGACAAGGACCGGGCCTACCTGGTCATGGAGTTCGTCGATGGCGTGCCGATCGACCGTTACTGCCGAGAGCAGGCGCTGGACAAGAACGAAATCATCGAACTGCTGATCCAGGTCTGCGAGGCCGTGCAATTCGCCCACCGCAACCTGATCGTGCATCGCGACATCAAGCCGGCCAATGTGCTGGTCGATCGCCAGGGTCGGGCGCGGCTGCTGGACTTCGGCATTGCCCGGCTGCTCGAATCCGACGACGCAGATCTGACCCGAACGGGCCAGCTCGCCCTGACCCCGCGCTACGCCAGCCCCGAGCAGCTGACCGGCGAGGCCATCACCACCGCCAGCGACGTCCATGCCCTCGGCGCCCTGGCCTACCAGCTGCTCTGCGGCCGACCGCCGCTGGATCTCGACGGCCTGTCCCTGCCCGCTCTGATCGACCGTGTCACCCGCGAACAGCCGGCCAAAGCCAGCGAGGCGGCGGCGGACACACGACTTGCCGGCGACCTCGACGCCATCCTCGCCATGGCCCTGCGCAAGGAGCCGGGGCGACGCTATGCCAGTGCCGGCGCCCTGGCCGATGACCTGCAACGCCACCTGCGCGGCGAGCCCGTCCAGGCGCATCCGGATGAACTCGGCTACCGGCTCGGAAAATTCTTCCGCCGCCACCGGGGCGGCGTGATAGCCGGCCTGCTGACCGCCGTGGCCCTGATCGGGCTGGCCTCGATCGCCAGCCTGCAGGCCCTGCGGGCGGACCAGGCTCGAAGCCTGGCCGTGCAGGAAGCCGATCGGGCCAACCAGGTGCTGGCCTATTTCCAGCAGATGCTCGCCTCCGTTCGCCCGGCCACGGCGCAGGGCGAGGACGTGCGCGTGCGCGACCTCCTCGATCGCACCGCCAGCACCCTCGCCGAGGCCGATCTGGACCCCCTGGCCCGCGCCAGCGTCCAGGAAACCGTGGCCTCCACCTACCTCGCGCTCGGGCTGCCGCAGGCCGGCCTGCCGCTGGCCGAAGCCGCTTCGGCCACGCTGGAATCCACCCTCGGAGCCGACGACCCGCGCAGCCTCTCGGCCCGCCATGCCGAAGCCCGCTTCCATCTGTACCAGGCCCACTGGGACGAAGCGATCGCCATCCTGGAACCCACCTTCGAGCGCCGCCGGGCCGTGCTCGGCGACCACATGGACACGATGTCCTCCCTGCACAACCTGGCGATGGCCTATGCGGGACGGGGCGAGGTCGAGCGAGCCCTGGAGATGGATCTGATCCAGCTGGCCATCGTCGAACGCCTGAGCGGCCCGGACAGCGCCGAAGCACTGACCACGCTCAGCAGCGTCGCCCACGGCTACTTCAGCCTGGGACGAATGGACGAGGCCCGCGACACCTTCGGGCGCATCCACGCCGGCCAGCGCGAGCTTCTCGGCGAGCGTCACCCGACCACCCTCAGCGCCCTGCACAACTACGCCACCCTGCTGCGACGAACGGGCGAGATCGACCAGGCTGAATCGCGTTACCTGGAGCTGATCGCCCTGCGCCGCGAGGTTCTGGGCGATCGCCACGCCCAGACCCTGAACTCGCTGAACAACCTGGGTGAGCTCTACCTGCACACGGACCGGCCCGACCGGGCCGCCCCCTTCATCGAAGAGGCCCTCGCCGGGCGCATGGCGGCGATGGGCGAAGCGCATCCCGACAGCATCGATTCCCTGGTCGCCAACGCCAAGCTCCGCCTGGCGCAGGGTCGGATCGACGAGGCACTCCCGCTGGCCCAGCGCGCCCATGAGCTGGCTGAAGCGCACTTGCCGGCCGACGGCGAACACCTCGACAAGGCAAGAAAGGTGCTGGCGGAGGCCAGGGAAGCACTGCGGCTCGACGACGCGTTGCAACCCTAG
- a CDS encoding CSLREA domain-containing protein produces the protein MSNVPCRALCSILFISLGTLISGPLSAALIFVDEPSDAVVNDNNCSLREAVLAANTNQAVDDCAAGDSSGPDGVFVLIGQTGLTISLQAPLVVTDTTNIIGPGIDNLVLVPGGAGTFPAFEIDVANAGEDFSLSNLRIEGFQDSAVQIVNADQVLFDRVGFDANVAPTVGGAINSRSFPVGPTQSLTELTLRDSEFVQNNASSLYGGAVYIGGSISDAADFDLTVEGSVFINNRADREGGAIAAAVSSGLLVIRESVFQDNLTSIGANAFYQGGALISDFASTQISGSLFINNDSTLGRSIASGSSQTSAPVAMTITNSTFINDVPPFPDAQAEIHVDQNETRIQYSSFQLSARAAIRAGSAGTARLIGSLFVTDVPPCEGDGSFLSSGYNLETHGDSCTSQASDLPFTDVELLPLGDYGGPTETLPPHPASAAVDAGPLSCEDATGNSVLTVDQRGEARPRDGNASGGLGQCDIGAFEWGNAYMLSVGFPGTGGGQVSLVDDLPLGCDAPDFCQLPLPRDQSYTLVASPAPGSQFNGWGGACSGQGPCVVNLTTARVVTADFEVVSDSIFSSRFEN, from the coding sequence ATGTCGAATGTTCCTTGCAGAGCGCTTTGCTCGATCCTGTTCATCTCCCTGGGCACGCTGATCAGCGGACCGCTGTCTGCTGCCTTGATCTTCGTCGACGAGCCCAGCGACGCCGTGGTCAATGACAACAACTGCTCCCTGCGCGAAGCCGTCCTGGCGGCCAACACCAATCAGGCGGTGGATGATTGCGCGGCCGGCGACTCGTCCGGACCGGACGGGGTGTTCGTGCTGATCGGCCAGACGGGCCTGACGATTTCCCTCCAAGCGCCGCTGGTGGTGACCGACACCACCAACATCATCGGGCCCGGAATCGACAATCTGGTCCTGGTGCCGGGAGGCGCGGGGACCTTTCCCGCCTTCGAGATCGATGTCGCCAATGCCGGCGAGGACTTCTCCCTGTCCAACTTGCGTATCGAAGGTTTCCAGGACAGCGCGGTCCAGATCGTCAACGCCGATCAGGTGCTGTTCGACCGGGTCGGCTTCGATGCCAACGTGGCGCCAACGGTGGGCGGTGCGATCAATTCCCGATCCTTTCCCGTGGGTCCGACGCAATCGTTGACCGAGCTGACGCTCCGCGACAGCGAGTTCGTGCAGAACAACGCTTCCAGCCTCTACGGCGGTGCGGTCTATATCGGTGGCTCGATCTCCGATGCGGCGGACTTCGACCTGACCGTCGAGGGCAGCGTGTTCATCAATAACCGCGCCGATCGAGAAGGGGGCGCGATCGCGGCGGCCGTGTCGTCGGGCCTGCTGGTGATTCGGGAATCCGTGTTTCAGGACAATTTGACCTCCATCGGTGCCAATGCCTTCTACCAGGGCGGGGCCCTGATCAGCGATTTCGCTTCGACGCAGATCTCCGGCAGCCTTTTCATCAACAACGACAGCACCCTGGGACGTTCGATCGCCAGCGGTTCGAGCCAGACCTCGGCACCCGTGGCGATGACGATCACCAATTCCACCTTCATCAATGACGTGCCGCCCTTTCCGGATGCGCAGGCCGAAATCCACGTCGATCAGAACGAGACCCGGATCCAGTACAGCAGCTTCCAGCTCAGTGCTCGAGCCGCCATCCGCGCCGGCAGCGCCGGGACCGCCCGTCTGATCGGTAGCCTGTTCGTGACCGACGTGCCGCCCTGTGAGGGTGATGGCAGTTTCCTGTCGTCCGGATACAACCTCGAAACCCATGGCGATTCCTGCACCTCGCAGGCCAGCGATCTGCCGTTCACGGACGTCGAACTCCTGCCCCTGGGGGATTACGGAGGACCGACCGAAACCCTGCCGCCGCATCCGGCCAGCGCGGCGGTCGATGCGGGACCCCTGAGCTGCGAGGACGCCACCGGCAACAGCGTTCTGACCGTCGATCAGCGCGGCGAAGCTCGCCCGCGCGACGGTAATGCCAGCGGCGGCCTCGGGCAGTGCGACATCGGCGCCTTCGAGTGGGGCAATGCCTACATGCTCAGCGTCGGCTTTCCCGGCACGGGCGGCGGCCAGGTGTCCCTGGTCGATGATCTGCCGCTGGGCTGTGATGCCCCCGATTTCTGCCAGCTGCCCCTGCCGCGGGATCAGAGCTACACGCTCGTCGCCAGTCCGGCGCCGGGCAGCCAGTTCAACGGCTGGGGCGGGGCCTGCAGTGGCCAGGGCCCATGCGTCGTGAATCTGACGACGGCACGCGTCGTGACCGCCGATTTCGAGGTCGTCAGCGATTCGATCTTTTCGTCCCGATTCGAGAACTAG
- a CDS encoding sigma-54-dependent Fis family transcriptional regulator: MASITLMAHYASGERRYPLDAGCWLIGSHEDCDVLLGDPTVSRRHARLEFADAEWSLEDLGSSNGVQINGEALTGRRRVQPGDRLQFGSLICSLIETDPTDLELAVPAESRGGRSDRPSASIEQRGPTISSDRISRFYFETLPALVRRCTRQRPGEAVVTVVAALADSLGGSWTLSLDGAVQATSGPATPEQDREQAHEEHDWRLARRARQALNDRTYRQIAETILPLIERTNASRSSGRTPDSDTTVPPFPEPVTRHAALLNLYRQAARVATSVLNVLIEGSSGTGKELFARYLHRCGSDGQPLVTLNCASLPQDLLDAELFGIERGVATGVDARPGKFEQADGGVIFLDEIGDMHLATQAKLLRVLQEQEVYRVGGSRPRPARIQVVSATNRDLEAMVAQGEFRLDLYHRIADWTVRLPDLEERAVDIANLAAYFLRRACGDIGQRFGGISQAALDCLLAHRWPGNVRELEREMKRCALFLEPGEALRSDHLDARIRQARGTGGPVEGLKALLIRTEKRAIEQALQLCGGDVAAAADRLGIGKSTLYRQIRNLDIDTA; this comes from the coding sequence ATGGCTTCGATCACATTGATGGCGCACTACGCCAGCGGCGAGCGGCGCTATCCACTCGATGCAGGCTGCTGGCTGATCGGCTCGCACGAAGACTGCGACGTACTGCTCGGCGATCCGACCGTCTCGCGCCGCCATGCCCGACTGGAATTCGCCGATGCCGAGTGGAGCCTCGAAGACCTGGGCTCGAGCAATGGTGTGCAGATCAATGGTGAAGCCCTGACCGGGCGGCGGCGAGTGCAGCCGGGCGACCGACTCCAGTTCGGCAGCCTGATCTGTTCATTGATCGAGACCGATCCGACCGATCTGGAGCTGGCCGTCCCCGCCGAAAGCCGGGGCGGGCGGTCCGACCGACCCTCCGCCTCCATCGAGCAGCGGGGGCCCACGATCTCCAGCGATCGCATCAGCCGCTTCTACTTCGAGACCCTGCCCGCCCTGGTCCGGCGCTGTACCCGGCAGCGTCCGGGCGAGGCCGTGGTCACGGTCGTGGCCGCGCTGGCGGACAGTCTGGGCGGCAGCTGGACCCTGAGCCTGGACGGCGCGGTCCAGGCCACGTCCGGCCCCGCGACACCCGAGCAGGATCGGGAACAGGCCCATGAAGAGCATGACTGGCGCTTGGCCCGACGCGCCAGACAGGCCCTGAACGATCGGACCTACCGACAGATCGCCGAGACCATTCTGCCTCTGATCGAGCGAACGAACGCAAGCCGGTCATCGGGCCGGACGCCGGACTCGGACACGACCGTGCCGCCGTTCCCGGAGCCCGTGACGCGCCATGCAGCGCTGCTCAACCTCTATCGGCAGGCGGCTCGAGTCGCGACGTCGGTGCTCAACGTCCTGATCGAGGGAAGCTCGGGCACCGGCAAGGAGTTGTTCGCGCGCTACCTGCACCGCTGCGGCAGTGACGGCCAGCCCCTGGTGACCCTCAACTGCGCCAGCCTGCCGCAGGACCTGCTCGACGCCGAACTGTTCGGCATCGAACGCGGGGTGGCCACCGGCGTCGATGCGCGGCCCGGCAAGTTCGAGCAGGCCGATGGCGGGGTGATCTTTCTCGACGAGATCGGCGACATGCACCTGGCCACCCAGGCCAAGCTGCTGCGCGTGCTCCAGGAGCAGGAAGTCTATCGGGTCGGTGGCAGCCGGCCGAGACCGGCCCGCATTCAGGTGGTGTCCGCCACCAATCGGGACCTGGAGGCGATGGTCGCGCAGGGCGAGTTCCGACTCGACCTCTACCATCGGATCGCCGACTGGACCGTCCGTCTGCCCGATCTCGAAGAGCGCGCCGTCGACATCGCCAATCTGGCCGCCTACTTCCTGCGCCGCGCCTGCGGTGACATCGGTCAGCGCTTCGGCGGGATTTCCCAAGCCGCCCTCGACTGCCTGCTCGCGCATCGCTGGCCCGGCAATGTCCGCGAACTCGAACGCGAGATGAAGCGCTGCGCCCTGTTTCTGGAGCCCGGCGAGGCGCTGCGCTCCGACCATCTCGACGCCCGCATCCGCCAGGCCAGAGGCACGGGCGGTCCCGTCGAGGGCTTGAAGGCGCTGCTGATCCGCACCGAGAAGCGCGCCATCGAGCAGGCGCTTCAACTCTGCGGCGGGGACGTGGCGGCGGCGGCCGACCGGCTCGGTATCGGCAAATCGACCCTTTATCGGCAGATTCGCAATCTGGACATCGACACGGCCTGA
- a CDS encoding FHA domain-containing protein, which produces MSERETDPALLRSLHPGPLREESHLKGAGQVIGRDLEQVDLLLSGPEVSRRHAWIGLNEAGEWVIHDLDSLNGVFVNGQRIDHQRRLEPGDVIGLGRARAPDYEFTHAGAAHGRRLRLAGPGPWQLGRDLDCHISIPADLSVSQRHALLSRQDSGLLIRDAGSRNGLWQGEERLRRLRLHPDETVMLGHQRLTLLGIDAERVEVELRSLGGAIGLHARGLILPGLEHPRRLDLPAGQLHRLRLPSRAACETLMERLGRDGPTQSGDFGESWLDEQPARQRDRIALVGPSSLQSPLPSSRISLRRWLAEEIVLRLGEALPETARRELIHTTLEALDLVEAANRSLSQLSPLEQRLARLAAALLTRPGLLIVDAPSTGLKPGEAARIEARLERLAGNHLTIVLLSEDAGETPSEDDGPIRRPRLAAAPRQPSLAASACLLRRRWRGMKARPGALLEILALPLVLALALDLALDIRSASLAALAVLLISSPLSSLSLSAARMGLDRHQIRRFGLSRDAALSGLLLACTALLVQFLIVLSLATWRFPLDVWTVEAGLEVLLAGLAGLALGAVVQQALPARSWRALLLIGLLGGAQAGFLLAQASGPALPAALAGLWAFLLWLSRARD; this is translated from the coding sequence ATGAGCGAGCGCGAAACCGATCCGGCGCTGCTGCGTTCCCTGCATCCGGGGCCGCTGCGCGAGGAAAGCCATCTGAAGGGCGCCGGTCAGGTCATCGGCCGGGACCTCGAGCAGGTCGATCTGCTCCTCAGCGGCCCGGAAGTCTCGCGGCGACACGCCTGGATCGGCCTGAACGAGGCCGGTGAGTGGGTGATCCACGATCTCGACTCGCTCAACGGCGTGTTCGTCAACGGCCAACGAATCGACCATCAGCGGCGCCTGGAGCCCGGGGACGTCATCGGCCTGGGGCGGGCCCGCGCGCCGGACTACGAGTTCACCCACGCCGGCGCAGCCCACGGCCGACGCCTGCGTCTGGCCGGGCCCGGGCCCTGGCAACTCGGTCGCGACCTGGACTGCCACATCTCCATTCCGGCCGATCTTTCGGTCAGCCAGCGACATGCTTTGCTGAGTCGACAGGACAGCGGTCTGCTGATCAGGGACGCCGGCAGCCGCAACGGCTTGTGGCAGGGCGAGGAACGCCTGCGCCGCCTGCGCCTGCATCCGGACGAAACCGTCATGCTCGGCCATCAGCGCCTGACGCTGCTGGGCATCGATGCTGAGCGGGTGGAGGTCGAACTGCGCTCGCTCGGCGGGGCGATCGGACTGCATGCCCGCGGCCTGATTCTGCCCGGCCTGGAGCATCCGCGACGCCTCGATCTGCCGGCCGGCCAGCTGCACCGCCTGCGACTGCCCTCGCGTGCAGCCTGCGAAACCCTGATGGAGCGCCTGGGTCGGGACGGACCGACCCAGTCCGGCGACTTCGGCGAAAGCTGGCTGGACGAACAGCCTGCGAGGCAGCGCGACCGGATAGCGCTGGTCGGTCCCTCGTCGCTGCAATCGCCACTGCCATCGAGCCGCATCAGCCTGCGCCGCTGGCTGGCCGAAGAGATCGTCCTGCGCCTCGGCGAGGCCCTGCCCGAAACGGCACGGCGCGAACTGATCCACACCACGCTCGAGGCCCTGGACCTGGTCGAGGCTGCGAACAGAAGCCTGAGCCAACTGTCCCCACTCGAGCAACGCCTGGCCAGACTGGCCGCCGCGCTGTTGACTCGGCCTGGCCTGTTGATCGTCGATGCCCCATCGACCGGCCTGAAACCGGGCGAGGCGGCGAGGATCGAGGCCCGCCTCGAACGGCTGGCCGGAAACCATCTGACCATCGTTCTGTTATCGGAAGACGCCGGCGAAACGCCGAGCGAGGACGACGGGCCGATCCGACGACCGCGCCTTGCAGCCGCGCCGCGCCAACCGAGCCTTGCGGCCAGCGCCTGCCTGCTGCGCCGCCGCTGGCGGGGAATGAAGGCCAGGCCCGGGGCCCTGCTCGAAATCCTGGCCCTGCCGCTGGTGCTGGCCCTGGCCCTCGATCTCGCCCTGGACATCCGCTCGGCGAGCCTGGCTGCGCTGGCGGTGCTGCTGATCAGCTCGCCCCTGTCCAGCCTGTCCTTGAGCGCGGCTCGCATGGGACTGGACCGGCACCAGATCCGCCGCTTCGGCTTGAGCAGGGACGCCGCCCTGTCCGGCCTGCTACTGGCCTGCACCGCCCTGCTGGTCCAGTTTCTGATCGTGCTCTCCCTGGCCACCTGGCGCTTCCCCCTGGACGTCTGGACGGTCGAGGCGGGACTGGAGGTGCTGCTGGCGGGACTGGCCGGTCTGGCGCTGGGGGCCGTCGTTCAGCAGGCCCTGCCCGCACGCTCATGGCGCGCACTGCTGCTGATCGGACTGCTGGGCGGAGCTCAGGCCGGATTCCTGCTGGCCCAGGCTTCCGGCCCGGCGCTCCCTGCCGCATTGGCAGGCCTCTGGGCTTTCCTCCTCTGGCTCAGCCGGGCGCGAGATTGA
- a CDS encoding right-handed parallel beta-helix repeat-containing protein encodes MHRLFRSIPVFLLLATQTAPAFDCQILKAFPAEIDRPGKYCLDQSHELALGGGDAAILILANDVELDLRGHTLRNPAFEGGSCNAEWLGEPSIGVHVFEARNVLVHNGALRCFDTGVQLSQSRCGDCNQGNQVRNMRIHQSAYAGIFAEGDFGVYADNHIVDTGAREDRDGRGLYVGGEGNTIRNNDVQLVRNAGAGIATGNGNNNLVVENRVQNARIGFYLYLGSEVRYRDNLTAAVQQAYAGTATDLGNND; translated from the coding sequence ATGCACCGCTTGTTTCGTTCGATTCCTGTTTTCCTGCTGCTTGCTACTCAGACGGCCCCGGCCTTCGATTGCCAGATTCTCAAGGCCTTTCCGGCCGAGATCGATCGACCCGGCAAGTACTGCCTGGATCAGTCGCATGAGTTGGCGCTGGGCGGGGGCGATGCGGCGATTCTGATCCTGGCCAACGACGTTGAACTGGACCTGCGCGGTCATACGCTACGCAATCCGGCCTTCGAGGGCGGCAGCTGCAACGCCGAGTGGCTCGGCGAGCCCAGCATCGGAGTGCATGTGTTCGAGGCACGCAACGTGCTCGTCCACAACGGCGCCCTGCGCTGCTTCGACACGGGCGTGCAACTCAGCCAGTCGCGTTGCGGTGACTGCAACCAGGGCAACCAGGTGCGCAATATGCGCATCCACCAGAGCGCCTACGCCGGCATCTTTGCCGAAGGGGACTTCGGCGTCTATGCGGACAACCACATCGTCGACACGGGTGCTCGCGAGGACCGCGATGGCCGCGGTCTTTACGTCGGCGGCGAGGGCAACACGATCCGCAACAACGATGTCCAGCTGGTTCGTAACGCAGGGGCCGGCATCGCGACCGGCAATGGCAACAACAACCTGGTGGTCGAGAACCGCGTCCAGAACGCCCGCATCGGCTTCTACCTCTACCTGGGCAGCGAGGTTCGCTACCGCGACAACCTGACGGCGGCGGTTCAACAGGCCTACGCCGGTACGGCCACCGACCTGGGCAACAACGACTGA